A segment of the Catenuloplanes nepalensis genome:
CGAAGCACGAGCCGATCGCCACGCAGATCGTCAACCTGCTGGCGAACGGCGCCGCCCGGGCGATCGGGAGCGGCGCGGATCTGCGCTGCGCGGCTGCCGGCGAGGTCGCCGCGTCGGGCTGGACCATCCCGGTGAAGGCGATGGTCGGTTCCGGCTTCCGGACACCCGAGCGCCCGGACCACGACGGCGTCGACCTGATCGTCAGTAAGGGCGCGCCGATCTGGGCCGCGTCCAGCGGCATCGTCACGGTCGCGGCCTGCGACAACGACGCGTCCGGCCGCAGTTGCAACGTGGACGGCTACCCGGGCAAGCTCGGCTGCGGCTGGTTCGTCGAGGTGCAGCACGCCGGAAACCTGATGACCCGGTACTGCCACATGGTGGAGCGGCCGTCCGCGAAGGTGGGCGACGTGGTCAACGCCGGTCAGGTCATCGGCCGCGTCGGGTCCAGCGGCAATTCGTCCGGCCCGCATCTGCACTTCGAGGTGCACACGAACAACGACCGTTCGTCGGCGGGCGCGGTCAATCCGGTGTCGTTCATGAAGGATCAGGGCGCGTCGCTGGACGGCGGCCAGTGAGCCGGGAACCGCTGCCGGAGGACCCGTTCGCCGGTCAACCGGACTGGGCGCCGAGGCCACCGCGGGCGATCGTGCCGATGCCGGCCACCGGCGGTGGTGACCTGCGCGGTCGTCGGGTGATGACCGGGCTGCCCGGGCTGGGCTGGCGTGCCGACCTGCGCGCCGACGAGCGCGTGGTGCAGGGCAGCCGGACGTTCGTGCCGATCATGCAGGAGCAGGAGTGGTATCGGGCCGAGGCGGAGCAGATCGAGGTCTTCGCGCCGCTGGTGCCGCAGGAACGGGTGTGGATCGAGACGATCGGTTCGGCACCGGCCTCCGACGGGCCGCGTGATGTGCTGTCCCGATTAGTGTCGCTGGACGCGCCGACCCGCCGAGATCCCGTGCCGGTGATCGACGCGCCGAGCGTGCTGGGACGACGGGTGGTGCAGATGGTCGACGGCGTCGAACGACGCGATCTGCGATCGGTCACCGACCTCTACAGCAACGCAGAGGGCGACATCTGCCTACGGGTGGCAGCAGAACTGGACTGGTACCGCTGGTCCTGGACCGGCCAACTCCCCAAAACCATGGAAGTGCCCGTCCACCTCGCCTGGCTCGAATAGCATCTACTCTAGTCTACGTGCACCACATACGCGCCATTCATCTTTACCAAGAAGATCCAACTGCCAGGATTGGATATCGCTTTGAGGAAAACCATCAACAACCGCCGATAGTCGTATATTGACGGCCACCTGCCGACTTGATCCTGAGCCAGATTCAGCCAGAGAACCCCACGTGACTTGGAAGTCGA
Coding sequences within it:
- a CDS encoding M23 family metallopeptidase, which gives rise to MSDYGDAPRPRLRIRRVALAVALTATLTLLCCGGTVSAFFLGGLGGVDDNTMTLSAYGCGEGGPVSADGNLPAIGPYGKVQVRNAAVIINVGSKLGVPPRGWVVAVATAMQESRLSNLGFLGDRNDHDSLGLFQQRPSMGWGTPEQLQDPEYASTKFYEKLITVAGWEDMSLTAAAQAVQRSAYPDAYAKHEPIATQIVNLLANGAARAIGSGADLRCAAAGEVAASGWTIPVKAMVGSGFRTPERPDHDGVDLIVSKGAPIWAASSGIVTVAACDNDASGRSCNVDGYPGKLGCGWFVEVQHAGNLMTRYCHMVERPSAKVGDVVNAGQVIGRVGSSGNSSGPHLHFEVHTNNDRSSAGAVNPVSFMKDQGASLDGGQ